The Gordonia crocea genomic sequence GTTTCGGCACCCGCGAGGTCGTGGTCGTCCCCGGTAGCCCGGATGAGCTGCGGGCCGACCAGATCGACGAGGCCATCCGCTCCCGACTGGACGGGATCAACGCCGCCCGGGCCAGCACGACGGTCAACACCATCGCCGACGGGGTCGGCAAGGGGCTGGTCGCCACCGATCTCGTCGACATCGCCCGCGCTGCGGTCGGCGGCTCCGTCGACACCCTGGTCTACGACTTCACCGTCGACGTCTTGGGTCGGCTGCACAACGACACCGGGGCCCTCGAGTACTCCGACGACGGGTACGACCTGCTGTCGCGGATCGCGATCGTCGTGCTGGCCAACGGCGGCACGGTGGTGCCGGTGCGCGCCGCCGACATCGACGCGGAGATCTGGAACGGAACGGCGGTGGCCCGGCTGCGCCACCCGTTGTCGCAGTAGGCCGCAGGCGGCACCGGACTCGGTTAACCTCGGCGCATGCGCGAGCTCTCGTCCGATGACCTCGGTCTACTCCTGTCGGTCTACGCGGTCCTGCTGCTGGCCTTCGCCGCGAACTTCCACTTCTCGTCGAAGATGGTCCAGCGGCACCGCAAGGCGGCGATCGTCTTCGTGGTCGCGAGCTTCTTGGGGGAGGCGGCGACGGTGATCGCGCTGCTGCTGACGTGGGTCGCGCTGTGGAGCCCGCGCGCCTGGGAGCGGATCGACAACCTGCTCGTCTTCATTCCGGGCTCGGTGGCGATCGCGTGTGCGGTGTTCCTGACGTTCGAGTCGGTGTGGGCGCGGATCCGGCGAATCACCGAGGTCGGATTCGAGAAACATTTACACCACGAAGAACTAGCGCAACACGCGTCCCATAGGGCACACTAGACACGAGAGATGTGATAACAAGCGCCACCGGGCGTCGACGAGGTGTGTTGGGGAAGACGTTCCTCGTCGAACCGGAGGTGATCAAGGTGCGCAACCTGACGCAGTTTGCGGACTACGCGACGGGTGTGGTGTACATCCATGCCGCTCCCGTGGCGCTCTGCCCACATGTGGAGTGGGCGTTGTCGTCGACCCTGAATGTCCGCGCCCAGTTGAAGTGGTCGCCGCAGGATGCCGAGCCCGGCATGCAGCGGGCCACCGCGGACTGGGTGGGGCCGGTCGCGACTGCCGCGCGCCTGGTCACGGCCCTGCGCGAGTGGTCCTCGCTGCGCTTCGAGGTCACCGAGGATCCCAGTGACGGCGTCGACGGCCAGCGTTTCAGCTACGTGCCCGGATTGGGGCTGTGGCACGGTTCGACGGCCGCCAACGGCGACGTGATCCTGGGCGAGATGCAGGTTCGGTCGCTGATGGACGCCCAGCCGGACGGCCGCGGCCTCGCCGGCGAGTTGCACGCGGCCCTGGGCACCGCCTGGGACAACGAACTGGAGAACTATCGCATGGGCTCCGTCGGGGCCGAGGCGACCTGGCTTGCCCAACGGGTGGGGTAGTAGACCGCAAACGTTGGATGACACGAACCCCCCGCGTCAACGGATGCGGGGGGCTCGTGGTGTCTGGCGGCCCGTTGTGACTGAGGGTCGGACGGACGGTCAGAGGGGGATGTTCTTGTGTCGCCCGCGGCGGGCCGGCGCTTGCGCGATCGCCGCGGCCAGCGTGCTGCGCGTGACGGCGGGATCGATGATCTCGTCCACCACGCCGATCGACTGGGCGCGGCCGACGCCGCCCGCGATCGCCTCGTGCTCGGCGGCCAATTGCTCGTGCAGGGCCTCCCGCTCATCGTCGGGTGCGGCGGCCAGGGCCTTCTTGTGCAGGATGCCGACGGCCGCCTTGGCGCCCATCACGGCCACTTCGGAGCCCGGCCAGGCGAAGACCGCCGTGGCGCCCAGGGCGCGGGAGTTCATCGCGATGTAGGCGCCGCCGTAGATCTTGCGCGTCACCAGGGTGACCCGGGGGACGCTGCACTCGGCGAACGCGTGCAGGAGCTTGGCACCGCGGCGCACGACACCCTCCCACTCCTGTCCGACGCCGGGGAGATACCCGGGGACGTCGGTGAGCACCACGAGCGGGATGCCGAAGGAGTCGCACAGGCGGACGAACCTCGAGGCCTTCTCGGCGCTGAGGGAGTTGAGACAACCGCCCATCCGCAGGGGGTTGTTGGCGATGACGCCGACGCTGCGCCCGGCGAGGCGGCCGAAGCCGATGACGATGTTGGGGGCCCACTTGGCCTGGAGCTCCTCGAACGAGGAGATCTCGGTGCCGTCGACACCGGTGTCGGTGTCGAGGAGTTGGCGCACGATCGGGTGTACGTCGTAGGCGCGGCGGTTGGACTCGGGCAGCAGGGCCCGCAGGTCGGTGTCGCCGGCCCGTGCCCGATCCTCGTCGACGTCGCCTTGCTTGCCGAAGGTCGCGACGAGGCGCCGTGCCCGCCACAGGGCATCGGACTCGGAATCGGCGGTGATGTGGCAGACGCCGGACTTCTTGCCGTGGGTGTGCGGCCCGCCCAGCGTCTCCATGTCGACGTCCTCGCCGGTGACACTGCGCACGACGTCGGGGCCGGTCACGAAGACCCGTCCGGCCGGAGCCATGATGACGACGTCGGTCAGCGCCGGGCCGTAGGCGGCGCCGCCGGCGGCAAAGCCGACGACGACGGAAAGCTGGGGGATGTAGCCCGAGGCGCGGACCATGGCCTCAAAGACCCGGCCGACCGCGTGGAGGGCCTCCACCCCCTCGGCGAGGCGGGCCCCGCCGGAGTGCCAGATGCCGACGACCGGTGCCTGCTTGGCAATCGCGGTGTCGATGGCATCGACGATGTGTGCACAACCGACCACCCCCATGGCCCCGCCCATGACGGTGCCATCGGTGCAGTAGGAGACGGTCTCGACTCCGTTCACCAGACCGGTGGCCGCCTGCACCCCGGAACGATCCCGGGGATGCAGGAGCTGCACGGTCCCCTCGTCGAAGAAGTTGGTCAAGCGAAGCAGCGGATCTCGCGGATCCGCCGATCCCTCCTGGCTGGTCAGTGGTGCCAAGGTGGTCATCGCTTCCTCCTCGCGTCGGTGTTAGCGGAGTGGCCGGTTGTGCGTCACATCTTCGGTTAGTACCGCCCGATCGCGATGGCCACGTTGTGGCCGCCGAAACCGAACGAGTTGTTGAGCGCGTACTCGAAGTCGCCGCGACGGGGTTCGCCGTGGACGACGTCGATGTCACCGCACTCGGGATCCAGATTCTCCAGGTTGAGGGTCGGCGGAACAACGCCTTCCTCCACCGCCTTCATCGTCAGCACCGACTCGAGGGCACCCACGGCGCCGATCGAGTGGCCCAGCGCCGACTTGGGAGCGTAGATCGCCGCGTGGTTGCCCACCGCCGCCTGGATGCCTGCCGCCTCGGCGGTATCGCCGACCGGGGTCGACGTGGCATGGGCGTTGATGTGGCTGATGTCCTTGGGACTCAATCCAGCGGTCTGGATCGCGCGGGACATCGCCCGCGAGTTCCCCTGTCCGCTGGGATCGGGTGCCACCAGGTGGAAACCATCTGAGGTGATACCGGCACCGAGGACGCGGGCGTGGATGTGCGCCCCGCGCGCCTTGGCGTGCTCCTCGCGCTCGAGGATGAGCATGGCGGCGGCTTCACCGAACACGAAGCCGTCGCGGTCCTTGTCGAACGGGCGCGACGCGGCGGCCGGCTCGTCGTTACGGGTGCTCATCGCCCGCATCATGGTGAATGCGGCGATCGGAATCGCATCGATGTATCCCTCGACACCACCGCAGACGACCATGTCTGCGTCGCCCAGGACGATGTGTCGCCACGCGTGGGCAATCGCCTCGGCACCCGACGAACACGCCGAGACCGGGGTGATCACGCCGGCGCGCGCGCCCACGTTCAGGCCGACGACGCCGGCCGGACCGTTGGGCATGGCCATCTGGACGGCGAGCGGTGACACCTTGCGGTAGTTCATCGACTCTTCCATGGCGGCCCAGTTGTGGATCATCGCGTCGCCGCCACCCTGGCCGGTGCCAAGGACGACTGCGAGACGGTTGGGATCCACTTCGGGCTCGCCGGCATGCGCCCAGAGGCGCTTGCTCATGACGTGCGCGACCCTCTCGACGTAGGCCATGCGGCGAGCCTCGACGCGCGTGACTTCCTCGGACGGGTCCTGGAGGAGCTTGCCGCCGATGCGGCAAGGGAGTTCGCCGTATTTGGTGACGAAGTCTCCGGTCAGCTCGCGGATACCGGACTCACCCTTGAGCAGTCCGTCCCACGTGGAATCGAGGTCGACGCCCAGCGAGGTGGTGGCGACCATCGACGTCACCACCACGCTGGGAAAGTTCCCTCCCAGCGTGGAGTACTCGCGAAGCGATGCGGTCACGCGTCCTTGCCCTCCTTGACGCTGGCGGCGATCGCAGCGGCAGCCTCGGGGTTCTCGGCCTCGAGCTTCTGGATGTAACTGACGGCGTCACCGACGGTGCGCAGGCCGGCGAGGTCCTCGTCGGGAACCTTGACGCCGTACTTGTCCTCGATCTGCACGGCGATCTCGACGAGCGACAGCGAGTCGATGTCCAGGTCGTCGACGAAGGACTTCTCGATCGTCACCTCGGACGGGTCGATACCGGTGACTTCCTCGATGATCTCGGCGATGCCGGCAATGAGTTCTTCCTGGGTGGCGGCCACGATGTGGCTCCCTTCTGTCTACGAATTCGGTGTTCGATTACCTACCGGAGCAGCGGCTACGGCTGCTTGGACAACTCTGGTGAGTTCCGGTTCATCCAAGTTCTTTGAGGCCCGCGATGCTGTCGGGGGTCTTCAGGGCCAGGGTGGGGGTGCCCTTGAGTTCGCGCTTGGCAATCCCGACGAGGGTCCCGGCGGGGGGCAGTTCGGCGAGGCCGGTGGTACCCAATTCGCGCATCGTCACCGAGCACAGGTCCCAGCGCACCGGCCGGGTCACCTGGGCGACGAGCTTGGCCAGCGCCTCGGCGCCGTCGGTGACGGCCTTGCCGTCCGAGTTCGACAGCAGTGTGAGCGCGGGATCGGACGGGGTGATGGCGGCCGCGGCCTCGGCAACGGCCTGCTGGGCGGGTTCCATATATGCGGTGTGGAAGGCGCCGGCCACGGCCAGTTTGCGGGTGCGTGCCTTCTCCGGCGGGTTCGCGACGAGCTCATCGATGGCATCGACAGTGCCGGCGGCGACGATCTGCCCGACGGCGTTGCGGTTGGCGGGCACCAGGTCGAGTTCGTCGAGGCGGGCGAGGACCTCGTCCTCGTTGCCGCCGAGAACGGCGGCCATCGTGGTCGGGGTGAGCGCGCAGGCGCGGGCCATCTCCCGGCCCCGGATCGCGGCCAGGGTGACGGCCTCGTCCGCGGTGATCACGCCGGCGATGGCGGCGGCGGCCAACTCGCCGACCGAGTGTCCGGCGACGATGGTGTCGGCGGGAAGCGGATGTTGCTTGGCGACCTCGTCGTAGGCGAGGAGGGCCGCGGCGACGACGAGCGGCTGGGTGATCGCGGTGTCGGTGATCTCCTCGGCCGTCGCGGTGGTCCCGAGCCGTTCCAGCTCGAGCCCGGTCAGCTTCGACCAAGTCGCCAGCTGATCGCGGGCGCCGGCAAGCTCCAACCAATCGGTGAGCATGCCGGGCGTCTGAGAGCCCTGTCCGGGCGCAAGCAACGTAAGCACCTTGTTAGGGAACACCCTAAACGCATCTGATGACGGTGTTGTCGAGCATGAACCTTGACGGCGCAATTTGTAGGATTCCTACAAAGGCGCCCCTGGGTGTGCCGTCTCCGACGCCGGGTCGTTATCCGTTACCAAATCGAGTCCAAACCCCCTCAACCTGGGAAAACAGTAAGACGCCCATGTTGCCCGTGTGACTCAAGTGGCTGGTGATTGCAATTTGTCTCGGAAGTGAGTCAAACGACCGACAGTAGTTGCCACGCGCAAGACATAGGCGTCACGCGGGTTAGTTGCGTCACGCCCGGTGATTTCGGCGATTCGTTTTAGTCGATATCGGACAGTATTGGGGTGGACGAACAGCGTCCGGGCGCATGACTCGACCGACCCGCCGGCGTCCAGGTAGGCCTCCAACGTCGCCGTGAGATTCGCCCCCGCGGCGCTGAGCGGCTTGGTGAGGGTTTGGATGAGGGTGACCGCCGCGGTCGGGTCCCCGGCCAGTGCGCGTTCGGGCAACAGCTCCAGGCTGTGCACCGGGCGCGGGGCGCCCGGCCATCCGACGACCGCCTCCATTCCGGCCAGCGCCTCGACGGCGCTGGTGTGGGCGCTCTCGAGGTCGGGCATGGTCGGACCGATGACCACCGGGCCCTCGGCGAAGTTGTCCAGCAACTCGGCGACGAACGGTTCGGTGGCGGTGATGGGCCCGCTCACGATGGTGACCAGCGCCGACCCCTGGACGACGGAGAGCGCCGAGCGGTCGTGCGCGACCGCGGTGTTGTGGATCGTGAGCGGAACCGACACGTTCTGTTCCGGCGGCGGGTTGCCGACGATCACCGTCGCGGCGGCGTCGGAGGCCCAGTTCAACGCGGCCGCGCGCGACATCAGCTGCGGGCCGGTGTCGCCGCGCACGACGGCGTCGACGACCAGCGCCTCCAGCCGCGAGTCCCATGCGCCGCGCGACTCGGCCGCGGTGGCGTAGATCGAAGCGGCGGCGAAGCCGATCTCGCGTCCGTAGCGCAGGACCGATTCGGTCAGCGCCCGCAGCTGTTCGTCGTTGCGGGCGAGCAGCGGCAGCCACTTCTCGAAGAACTCCATCGCCGCGCGAACCATTTCGACGGTCTGCAGCAGTGTGATCCGGCGGGCGAGGTCCTGCGGGACCACCTGGAAGGCCTCGACGGTGAACTTGACGTTCCCCTCGGGGTCCTGGATCCACTCCGCGAAGTTGACCACCGCGGTCTGGACGACCAACTGCACCGAGGCGCGCTGGGCGGCGTCGAGTTCGGAGAAATAGGGGAGCTGGTCGGACATCGAATGCACGGCCTCGGTGGCCAGGCGTCCGCTGTACTGCTTGATCCGGCGCAGCAGTGTGTCCGGGAGTGCGTCACGCACGTTCGCCGGGGTGGGCACGTGCGCGCCGCGTTCCCCGAACACATCCATGCCGGGGAACTGTTGACTCGGTTGCGCGTCGGGCATCCCCTCAGTGTATGGCCGCCGGGCCTACGCCACCCCTGGGTCGCTGGTCTGCTCCGGCGCGGCATTGACGTCGTCGATCCGGTACCGCTGTGCGGCTTGCGCGGCGACCGACCTGTCCAGCTTCCCGTCGCGGGCCAGCGCGAGCAGGACACCGACGACGATCGACTCGGCGTCGACGTTGAACACCCGGCGCGCGGCCGGCCGGGTGTCGGAGAAGCCGAAGCCGTCGGTGCCCAGCGTCAGGTAGGTGCCCGGCACGTAGGCGCGGATCTGTTCCTGGACCGCCCGCTGGTAGTCGCTGACCGCGACGGTGGCATCGGCACTGAGCTGACGCGTCACGAACGGTGCTTCGATGTCGGCGGACGGGGACAACAGAGTCGCTCGATCGGCCCGGATGCCGTCGCGGGCGAGTTCGGCCCACGACGTCACCGAGTAGACGGTGGCCGCGACGTTCCAGTCGGCGGCGAGCAATTCCTGCGCCCGCAGGGCGTCGGGCATCGTGACCCCCGAGACGAGGATGTTGGCCGGGGCCCCGTTCGTGACCTGGGGTGCCGGCGAGTAGCGGTAGATGCCCCGCAGCAGTGCGTCGACGTCGAGGCCCTCGGGTACCGCCGGCTGGTGGAACGGCTCGTTGTAGACGGTGATGTAGAAGAAGACGTCTTCGGGTGAATCCCCGTACATCCGCGTCAAGCCGCTGTCGACGATGTAGGCGAGTTCGTAGGCGAACGCGGGGTCGTAGATGACGGCGGCGGGATTGCTCGACGCGAGGAGCGGCGACTGGCCGTCGTTGTGTTGAAGGCCCTCGCCGGTCAGGGTGGTGCGCCCGGCGGTGGCGCCGATGACGAACCCGCGCGCCATCTGGTCGGCGGCGGCCCAGAAGCTGTCCCCGGTCCGCTGGAACCCGAACATCGAATAGAAGATGTAGAGCGGGATCATCGGCAGGCCGTGGGTCGAATAGGAACTGCCGACGGCGGTGAAGCTCGCGGTGGAACCGGCCTCGTTGATGCCCTCGTGCAGGATCTGGCCGGCGTGGCTCTCCTTGTAGGCGAGCATCAGCTCGGCGTCGACCGAGGTGTAGAGCTGGCCGTGGCGGTTGTAGATCTTCAGCGACGGGAACCAGGAATCCATGCCGAAGGTGCGCGCCTCGTCCGGGATGATCGGGACGATCCGCTGACCGATCTCGGAGTCGCGCAGCAGTTCCTTGAAGATGCGGACCAGCGCCATCGTGGTCGCCACCTGCTGTTTGCCCGAACCCTTGGCGACCGCGGCGATGGCGGGGGCGGTGTCGGGGTGCAACGGAGTCGACGCGGTGCGCCGGCTCGGCACGAAACCACCGAGGTTGTGCCGCCGTTCCACCATGTAGCGGACTTCTGGGGAATCCGCGCCGGGGTGGTAGTACGGCGGGAGGTACGGGTCGGCCTCGAGCTGCTCGTCGGTGAAGGGGATGCGCAGGGTGTCCCGCAGGGCGATCAGGTCGTCGAGGGCCAGCTTTTTCATCTGGTGCGTCGCATTGCGGCCCTCGAAATGCTTGCCCAGCGTGTAGCCCTTGATGGTCTTCGCCAGGATGACCGTCGGCTGGCCCTTGTGGGCCATCGCCGCGGCGTAGGCGGCGTAGATCTTGCGGTAGTCGTGGCCGCCGCGCTTGAGGTTCCAGATCTCCTGGTCGGAGAGGTTCTTGACGAGTTCCTTGGTGCGCGGGTCACGGTTGAAGAAGTGCTCGCGGACGAAGGCGCCGTCGTTGGCGCGATAGGTCTGGTAGTCGCCGTCGGGCGTTGAGTTCATCAGGTTGACCAGGGCGCCGTCGCGGTCGGCGTGCAGGAGGGCGTCCCATTCGCGGCCCCACACGACCTTGATGACGTTCCATCCGGCCCCGCGGAAGAAGGACTCGAGTTCCTGGATGATCTTGCCGTTGCCGCGGACCGGGCCGTCGAGGCGCTGCAGGTTGCAGTTGACGACGAAGGTCAGGTTGTCCAGGCCCTCGGTGGCAGCGACCTGGAGCAGTCCGCGGGATTCGGGCTCGTCCATCTCACCGTCGCCCAAAAACGCCCATACGTGCTGCTCACTCGTGTCGGTGAGGCCGCGGTCGTGGAGGTAGTGGTTGAAGCGCGCCTGCATGATCGCGTTCATCGGGCCGAGGCCCATCGACACCGTCGGGAACTGCCAGAAGTCGGGCATCAGTCGCGGGTGCGGATAGGACGGCAGCCCACCGCCGGCCCCGGCATGGCTGTGCTCCTGCCGGAAGCCGTCGAGTTGGCTCTCGGTGAGTCTGCCCTCG encodes the following:
- a CDS encoding DUF3145 domain-containing protein; the protein is MRNLTQFADYATGVVYIHAAPVALCPHVEWALSSTLNVRAQLKWSPQDAEPGMQRATADWVGPVATAARLVTALREWSSLRFEVTEDPSDGVDGQRFSYVPGLGLWHGSTAANGDVILGEMQVRSLMDAQPDGRGLAGELHAALGTAWDNELENYRMGSVGAEATWLAQRVG
- a CDS encoding PucR family transcriptional regulator; this translates as MPDAQPSQQFPGMDVFGERGAHVPTPANVRDALPDTLLRRIKQYSGRLATEAVHSMSDQLPYFSELDAAQRASVQLVVQTAVVNFAEWIQDPEGNVKFTVEAFQVVPQDLARRITLLQTVEMVRAAMEFFEKWLPLLARNDEQLRALTESVLRYGREIGFAAASIYATAAESRGAWDSRLEALVVDAVVRGDTGPQLMSRAAALNWASDAAATVIVGNPPPEQNVSVPLTIHNTAVAHDRSALSVVQGSALVTIVSGPITATEPFVAELLDNFAEGPVVIGPTMPDLESAHTSAVEALAGMEAVVGWPGAPRPVHSLELLPERALAGDPTAAVTLIQTLTKPLSAAGANLTATLEAYLDAGGSVESCARTLFVHPNTVRYRLKRIAEITGRDATNPRDAYVLRVATTVGRLTHFRDKLQSPAT
- the acpM gene encoding meromycolate extension acyl carrier protein AcpM, which produces MAATQEELIAGIAEIIEEVTGIDPSEVTIEKSFVDDLDIDSLSLVEIAVQIEDKYGVKVPDEDLAGLRTVGDAVSYIQKLEAENPEAAAAIAASVKEGKDA
- a CDS encoding ACP S-malonyltransferase, which codes for MLTLLAPGQGSQTPGMLTDWLELAGARDQLATWSKLTGLELERLGTTATAEEITDTAITQPLVVAAALLAYDEVAKQHPLPADTIVAGHSVGELAAAAIAGVITADEAVTLAAIRGREMARACALTPTTMAAVLGGNEDEVLARLDELDLVPANRNAVGQIVAAGTVDAIDELVANPPEKARTRKLAVAGAFHTAYMEPAQQAVAEAAAAITPSDPALTLLSNSDGKAVTDGAEALAKLVAQVTRPVRWDLCSVTMRELGTTGLAELPPAGTLVGIAKRELKGTPTLALKTPDSIAGLKELG
- a CDS encoding acyl-CoA carboxylase subunit beta; this translates as MTTLAPLTSQEGSADPRDPLLRLTNFFDEGTVQLLHPRDRSGVQAATGLVNGVETVSYCTDGTVMGGAMGVVGCAHIVDAIDTAIAKQAPVVGIWHSGGARLAEGVEALHAVGRVFEAMVRASGYIPQLSVVVGFAAGGAAYGPALTDVVIMAPAGRVFVTGPDVVRSVTGEDVDMETLGGPHTHGKKSGVCHITADSESDALWRARRLVATFGKQGDVDEDRARAGDTDLRALLPESNRRAYDVHPIVRQLLDTDTGVDGTEISSFEELQAKWAPNIVIGFGRLAGRSVGVIANNPLRMGGCLNSLSAEKASRFVRLCDSFGIPLVVLTDVPGYLPGVGQEWEGVVRRGAKLLHAFAECSVPRVTLVTRKIYGGAYIAMNSRALGATAVFAWPGSEVAVMGAKAAVGILHKKALAAAPDDEREALHEQLAAEHEAIAGGVGRAQSIGVVDEIIDPAVTRSTLAAAIAQAPARRGRHKNIPL
- the aceE gene encoding pyruvate dehydrogenase (acetyl-transferring), homodimeric type — protein: MPPPGPPLRPATPLGWRCEAPHPWCPPTHSTAHHHRAVTTESEEPITVSDESTTTNRVRVIREGVASYLPDIDPEETSEWVNSLDGLIDAAGPARARYLMLRLLERAGERHVSIPALTSTDYVNTIPTENEPWFPGDEEVERNFRRLIRWNAAIMVHRAQRPGIGVGGHISTYASSASLYEVGFNHFFRGQDHPGGGDQVFIQGHASPGIYARAFLEGRLTESQLDGFRQEHSHAGAGGGLPSYPHPRLMPDFWQFPTVSMGLGPMNAIMQARFNHYLHDRGLTDTSEQHVWAFLGDGEMDEPESRGLLQVAATEGLDNLTFVVNCNLQRLDGPVRGNGKIIQELESFFRGAGWNVIKVVWGREWDALLHADRDGALVNLMNSTPDGDYQTYRANDGAFVREHFFNRDPRTKELVKNLSDQEIWNLKRGGHDYRKIYAAYAAAMAHKGQPTVILAKTIKGYTLGKHFEGRNATHQMKKLALDDLIALRDTLRIPFTDEQLEADPYLPPYYHPGADSPEVRYMVERRHNLGGFVPSRRTASTPLHPDTAPAIAAVAKGSGKQQVATTMALVRIFKELLRDSEIGQRIVPIIPDEARTFGMDSWFPSLKIYNRHGQLYTSVDAELMLAYKESHAGQILHEGINEAGSTASFTAVGSSYSTHGLPMIPLYIFYSMFGFQRTGDSFWAAADQMARGFVIGATAGRTTLTGEGLQHNDGQSPLLASSNPAAVIYDPAFAYELAYIVDSGLTRMYGDSPEDVFFYITVYNEPFHQPAVPEGLDVDALLRGIYRYSPAPQVTNGAPANILVSGVTMPDALRAQELLAADWNVAATVYSVTSWAELARDGIRADRATLLSPSADIEAPFVTRQLSADATVAVSDYQRAVQEQIRAYVPGTYLTLGTDGFGFSDTRPAARRVFNVDAESIVVGVLLALARDGKLDRSVAAQAAQRYRIDDVNAAPEQTSDPGVA
- a CDS encoding KasA/KasB family beta-ketoacyl-ACP synthase, with protein sequence MTASLREYSTLGGNFPSVVVTSMVATTSLGVDLDSTWDGLLKGESGIRELTGDFVTKYGELPCRIGGKLLQDPSEEVTRVEARRMAYVERVAHVMSKRLWAHAGEPEVDPNRLAVVLGTGQGGGDAMIHNWAAMEESMNYRKVSPLAVQMAMPNGPAGVVGLNVGARAGVITPVSACSSGAEAIAHAWRHIVLGDADMVVCGGVEGYIDAIPIAAFTMMRAMSTRNDEPAAASRPFDKDRDGFVFGEAAAMLILEREEHAKARGAHIHARVLGAGITSDGFHLVAPDPSGQGNSRAMSRAIQTAGLSPKDISHINAHATSTPVGDTAEAAGIQAAVGNHAAIYAPKSALGHSIGAVGALESVLTMKAVEEGVVPPTLNLENLDPECGDIDVVHGEPRRGDFEYALNNSFGFGGHNVAIAIGRY